In Montipora capricornis isolate CH-2021 chromosome 4, ASM3666992v2, whole genome shotgun sequence, a single genomic region encodes these proteins:
- the LOC138046626 gene encoding uncharacterized protein produces the protein MPASSSKIKKLKFDEPHRFKKKGNEDQYRFNLKVGDAIEEAKEACSPQQLDKVHASLEKGEKLLSERQKHVLLADKSDFGWSLIREYKRNDLAEDSDDEKKIIRAEATARTQAKQNSARNKTRLASNRKELPVVLPAETASFSDNCYDEISHSNDLDAVVELKSLLNYEFTSGQPNTPSVRGRLALCYDEWVKLGASGFILSVVRDGYKIPFVAPPPPKVSSNNTSALNDSYFVSEAISDLLRTKCVEILDHQPDIVNPLSVSIQPSGKKRLILDLRHVNLYVFKRKFRCEDISVAIQIFSKGFYLFNFELKSGYHHVKIFPEHWKYLAISWDFGDGIVNYFQFTVLPFGLSSALYLFTKLLKAILTSWRCKGIPMAIFLDDGLGGGVSILKAKINSLIVHADLTRYGFLINEDKSLWVPVQNITWLGTVFDTVRVFISVTVSRISKLKSSIKLIGKVDCKIVKVRDLASVVKLTKEACDELAFWDENVDSLNFHSPWAPLQPPAKFVYSDASDHACSSFIDDDHNIFHQNWSPAESSKSSTWRELRTVDLALSAFALVLQGKRVAWFTDNTSVVSIVHNGSKVTELQSLAISIFNVCARHGISLEIKWFPRSVNYQADLLSRTIDFDDYTIHDDVFRMLGCKWGPHTVDRFAFSYNAKVWRYNSRFYQPGTEAVDAFTQNWDGENNWILPPVSQISRGIAHAGACKAIGTLVIPVWKSSYFWNAFVCDWVILPKFKNVFIKGKAKNHLFGSKDLS, from the exons ATGCCTGCCAGTTCCAGTAAGATTAAAAAACTTAAGTTTGACGAGCCGCATCGATTCAAGAAGAAAGGAAACGAGGACCAATATAGGTTCAATCTTAAAGTTGGCGACGCAATTGAAGAAGCCAAGGAAGCCTGTTCACCCCAACAGCTCGACAAAGTTCACGCTTCCCTTGAGAAAGGTGAGAAGCTTTTGTCAGAGAGGCAAAAGCACGTTCTTTTAGCAGACAAGTCCGACTTTGGATGGTCTTTAATACGGGAGTATAAACGTAACGATCTTGCTGAGGATTCTGACGACGAGAAAAAGATTATTCGAGCAGAAGCCACAGCACGTACCCAAGCCAAGCAAAACTCGGCTCGCAACAAGACAAGATTAGCCAGCAACAGAAAGGAGCTTCCCGTTGTATTGCCAGCCGAGACCGCCTCTTTCAG TGACAATTGCTACGATGAAATTTCACATTCCAATGATTTAGATGCCGTAGTTGAATTAAAGTCCCTGTTAAATTATGAGTTTACCTCAGGTCAACCGAATACTCCTTCGGTGCGTGGTCGCCTCGCTTTATGCTATGACGAGTGGGTAAAATTAGGGGCTTCaggttttattttaagtgttgtaCGCGATGGTTATAAAATTCCATTCGTAGCTCCCCCGCCTCCCAAAGTTAGTTCCAACAATACTTCTGCGTTGAACGATTCTTATTTTGTTTCAGAGGCTATTTCTGATTTGTTAAGAACTAAGTGTGTTGAGATTTTGGATCATCAGCCTGATATAGTTAACCCACTTTCCGTTTCGATACAACCATCAGGCAAGAAGAGATTGATCCTTGATCTGAGGCATGTCAATTTGTATGTCTTTAAACGGAAGTTTAGATGTGAAGACATTTCTGTAGCCATTCAGATCTTCTCTAAAGGCTTTTATCTTTTCAATTTTGAACTTAAGTCTGGATATCATCACGTCAAAATTTTTCCGGAGCACTGGAAATATTTAGCCATCTCCTGGGATTTTGGTGATGGTATAGTCAACTATTTTCAGTTCACAGTTTTACCTTTCGGCTTGTCATCAGCGCTGTATTTATTCACCAAATTACTAAAGGCCATTTTGACTTCATGGAGGTGTAAGGGAATTCCCATGGCTATTTTTCTTGACGATGGTTTAGGGGGTGGTGTTAGTATCCTCAAGGCTAAAATTAACAGCTTGATTGTTCACGCTGATTTGACTAGGTATGGCTTTCTAATTAACGAAGACAAATCTCTTTGGGTACCCGTTCAAAATATTACCTGGCTCGGCACTGTATTCGATACTGTTCGAGTTTTTATCTCGGTTACTGTAAGTCGGATTTCTAAATTAAAGAGTAGTATTAAGCTTATAGGCAAGGTTGATTGTAAGATCGTCAAAGTTAGAGATCTTGCCTCTGTG GTTAAATTAACGAAGGAAGCTTGTGATGAATTAGCATTTTGGGATGAGAACGTCGATTCCCTTAATTTCCATTCCCCTTGGGCACCTTTGCAACCGCCTGCTAAGTTTGTCTATTCTGACGCATCTGATCACGCCTGTAGTTCTTTCATTGATGATGACCAtaacatttttcatcaaaattggAGTCCGGCAGAAAGTTCTAAAAGCTCAACTTGGAGGGAACTTAGGACAGTAGACTTGGCGCTATCTGCCTTTGCCCTTGTGCTTCAGGGCAAAAGAGTTGCTTGGTTTACTGACAACACTAGTGTGGTCAGCATTGTTCACAATGGGAGTAAGGTTACAGAACTTCAGTCCCTAgcaatttctatttttaatgtttgCGCCCGTCACGGTATTTCCCTTGAAATAAAGTGGTTTCCTAGGAGTGTTAATTATCAGGCTGATCTTTTGAGTAGAACCATCGATTTTGACGATTACACCATACATGATGATGTGTTCCGCATGCTTGGTTGTAAATGGGGACCCCACACAGTGGACAGGTTTGCTTTCAGCTATAACGCCAAGGTTTGGCGTTACAATTCCAGGTTTTACCAGCCTGGCACGGAAGCTGTCGATGCTTTTACCCAAAACTGGGACGGAGAAAATAACTGGATTCTTCCTCCGGTCTCGCAAATTAGTAGAGGTATTGCTCATGCTGGAGCGTGTAAGGCCATAGGAACTCTTGTCATTCCTGTGTGgaagtcatcatatttttggAATGCCTTTGTGTGCGATTGGGTGATACTTCCCAAGTTTAAGAATGTCTTCATTAAGGGTAAAGCAAAGAATCACCTTTTTGGTTCAAAGGATTTATCCTAG
- the LOC138046627 gene encoding uncharacterized protein yields MADNSDISYPVKDAIDALRKAMEAGFDGLRSELDKLRYELKNDIDQIRIETQGLKQSLEFTQGDVSAMKEKAEMDLQKTNEELDTLRKRITSLELQLQTEIENNIKLEQYTRRENLRFNNIEEIEGEDCKSVIHDIIKNDLGIDSKNIKFHAVHRVGKNVEGRHQPIIARFISREDRDLIWKNRSKIKSSGNHPNSYITEDFARAILEERKILIKAMMKARNERGIHDAKVI; encoded by the coding sequence ATGGCGGATAACTCTGATATTTCTTACCCGGTGAAAGATGCGATCGATGCGCTTCGAAAGGCAATGGAGGCAGGCTTCGACGGATTGCGCTCAGAGTTGGACAAGTTGAGGTATGAGTTGAAAAACGACATTGATCAAATTAGAATTGAAACACAAGGCTTAAAGCAGAGCTTAGAATTCACCCAAGGGGATGTATCCGCTATGAAGGAGAAGGCTGAAATGGATCTACAGAAGACTAATGAGGAACTGGATACCTTACGGAAACGAATTACCAGCTTAGAATTGCAGCTCCAAacggaaattgaaaataacattaaacTCGAACAATACACTCGGCGAGAAAATTTACGATTTAACAATATCGAGGAAATCGAGGGCGAAGATTGTAAGAGCGTAATACACGATATAATTAAGAATGATTTAGGAATTGActcaaaaaatattaaatttcatGCAGTGCACCGAGTGGGAAAGAATGTGGAAGGTAGGCATCAGCCTATTATCGCGAGATTCATCAGCCGCGAGGACCGCGACTTAATCTGGAAGAATAGATCAAAGATCAAGAGTTCTGGCAACCACCCCAATTCATATATTACCGAAGATTTTGCTAGAGCTATCCTGGAGGAGCGAAAAATTTTAATTAAGGCGATGATGAAAGCAAGAAACGAACGCGGCATACACGATGCGAAAGTAATCTGA
- the LOC138046624 gene encoding uncharacterized protein — translation MQHPQLSSGIISRPLCTLLHSKPLVGRSEAKGMTGMTSTLLDSTHSLRLSERHCNNTRTSHLQRHFKLKANVAMRCGRELRRSAPPRIFYHSYALLSIHLVLSTANNCLQSTNSPVYPDGHASSTGTFLVAESDGLHRVRVHDTLKRKGFMSTRTNYYHNSTATFQQAKLIISGDISPNPGPTNSKIYDRTASSSPSSTRSKPNSARHSEVRISHLNIRSLKCREHYLLLKDFIASKDIDIFTLSETWLNENVLDYEIQIPGFNIHRLDRSHKPGGGVCVYVKEQFKVQSLADISGIFPSGLHQLWLKIQIRNLRSFLVCTVYRPPHSSLSLTFEEELNNSLISALSHNKPVFILGDLNCNLLNPTDSGSTALKAFCSLFNLTQLISKPTRVTQSTKSLLDVLITSNDQLVIKSGVFQSSISDHDVVYANLRLKNNRRKPIYVTSRSFKNYNRTVFQESLSFVPWSTVLSIFEDLDDKLFAFDCLFNDVLDDFAPIKTFKSRARSSPFITPEIKSSQRALARKTDDLLAWSAYKNFKKEVKREIKIAEMEFVQEQIKNNLNNSNCLWKTIRMCIPSKSCSQHKSSSKDDKDVANEFNQFFSNVGQNANKSIQSLIFKADDFNPTEFVPLNHPISEQFHFRTVTAKEVQAILMSIPSNKSPGNDKIPIKVYKDCLSSILPSITDLINTSL, via the coding sequence ATGCAGCACCCTCAACTGAGCAGTGGGATAATCTCAAGACCACTATGTACTCTACTGCACTCCAAGCCTTTGGTAGGAAGAAGCGAGGCCAAAGGAATGACTGGTATGACTTCAACTCTGCTAGACTCGACCCACTCATTGCGACTAAGCGAAAGGCACTGCAATAATACAAGGACAAGCCATCTCCAACGTCACTTCAAGCTGAAGGCGAATGTTGCCATGCGGTGCGGACGTGAGTTGAGGCGCTCCGCTCCTCCTCGCATTTTTTATCATTCTTACGCTCTTCTATCGATTCATTTGGTTCTATCGACTGCTAATAATTGCTTACAATCTACCAACTCGCCTGTTTATCCTGACGGACATGCCTCAAGCACCGGAACGTTCCTTGTAGCTGAGTCCGATGGTCTGCATCGTGTTCGCGTCCATGACACTCTCAAACGCAAGGGCTTCATGTCAACAAGGACAAATTATTATCACAACTCGACAGCAACGTTTCAACAAGCTAAACTGATAATTAGTGGAGACATCTCGCCGAACCCTGGTCCTACAAATAGCAAAATTTACGACAGAACAGCGTCTTCGTCGCCTTCTTCGACAAGAAGCAAACCAAATTCAGCAAGGCATAGCGAAGTACGAATCTCACACTTGAATATTAGATCTCTCAAATGTAGAGAACACTACCTCCTTCTAAAGGACTTCATTGCGTCGAAAGACATTGATATTTTCACTCTTTCCGAAACCTGGCTGAACGAAAATGTGCTCGATTACGAAATTCAAATTCCTGGCTTTAATATCCACAGGCTCGACAGATCTCACAAGCCTGGTGGCGGAGTGTGTGTCTATGTCAAAGAACAATTTAAAGTCCAAAGCCTGGCCGACATATCTGGGATATTTCCATCTGGTTTACACCAATTATGGCTCAAAATACAGATACGTAATCTTCGCTCATTCCTTGTCTGTACTGTATATCGACCACCACACTCGTCTCTCTCGCTTACCTTCGAAGAGGAATTGAATAATTCTTTAATTTCCGCTCTATCACACAACAAACCTGTTTTCATCTTGGGCGATTTAAACTGCAATCTATTAAATCCCACAGATTCAGGATCGACAGCACTAAAAGCCTTTTGTTCTTTATTCAACCTCACTCAACTGATCTCTAAACCAACAAGAGTCACTCAATCGACTAAATCTTTACTGGATGTCCTAATTACTTCAAACGATCAACTAGTAATAAAGTCTGGCGTATTTCAATCGTCCATAAGCGATCATGATGTAGTTTATGCAAATCTACGACTAAAAAACAACCGCCGAAAACCGATTTACGTAACTTCAAGAtcttttaaaaactataatCGGACGGTCTTTCAAGAGTCGCTGTCATTTGTACCTTGGTCAACAGTTCTATCGATATTTGAGGACTTGGATGATAAACTGTTTGCCTTCGATTGCCTTTTTAACGATGTTCTGGACGACTTTGCTCCTATCAAAACTTTTAAATCGCGGGCTCGATCAAGCCCCTTTATTACCCCAGAGATAAAAAGCTCTCAGAGAGCTCTTGCAAGAAAAACCGACGATTTGCTCGCATGGTCAGCCTATAAAAACTTCAAGAAGGAAGTTAAGCGGGAAATAAAGATCGCTGAAATGGAATTTGTCCAGGAACAGAtcaaaaataacttaaacaatAGTAATTGTCTTTGGAAAACAATACGAATGTGCATTCCATCTAAGTCATGCAGCCAACACAAGTCATCCAGCAAAGACGACAAAGATGTGGCAAATGAATTTAATCAATTCTTTTCAAATGTTGGCCAAAATGCTAATAAATCAATTCAGTCTCTTATTTTCAAGGCAGATGACTTTAATCCAACTGAGTTCGTACCACTAAACCATCCTATCTCCGAGCAGTTCCACTTTCGAACTGTAACTGCTAAGGAAGTCCAAGCCATTTTGATGTCTATTCCATCCAATAAATCTCCTGGTAATGACAAGATACCTATCAAAGTCTACAAGGATTGTTTATCTTCGATTCTTCCATCAATCACTGACCTCATCAACACTTCGCTTTGA